One stretch of Equus przewalskii isolate Varuska chromosome 9, EquPr2, whole genome shotgun sequence DNA includes these proteins:
- the PEG3 gene encoding paternally-expressed gene 3 protein isoform X4: MYEPEGDRDRDWDQDWNRGRDRDWDWDRDRDWDRDRDRVWERDTRERGRGLRARRRDLEPRDRWPYTRNPRGRLPQRDLSLPLMEKTTFITEREHKRRDSVMEYESRSQDAVSYQDVVDLTEDRKPQNPIQDNMENYRKLLSLGVQLAEDDGHSHMTQGHSSRSKRNAYPSTSRGLKTMPETKKSTHRRGICEDESSHGVIMEKFIKDVSRNSKSGRARESNDRSQRFPRRPDNGWKEVSFNKRESVIQERGYEGNAFGGGFNFNSHLVSRKRVLERKRRYHFDTDGQGSIHDQKGYPRKRPFECNDMRKAMSMSSLSSPSFTESQPLDFGAMPYVCDECGRPFSVISEFVEHQIMHTRENLYEYGESFIHSVAVSEVQKSQAGGKRFECKECGETFNKSAALAEHRKIHAREYFSECKDEEYEEPFMPSPTFSELQKIYGKDKFYECKVCKETFLHSSALIDHQKIHGRNDKDNDRGEAFKLSPTLSELQKMYGKEKMYECKVCGETFRHSSSLKEHQKIHTRGNLFEKKGKVCEETFIPGQSLKRRQKTYSKEKFYDFKDGGDAFRKSSDLNVHQKIHSRKHLYEGRGYEKSVFHGLSFTESQKSHTITRPPENEEDEKAFTISSNPDDNQTFPIKDNVSEGKPYERSVIHSLASAEAQKSHSAAGPNKLKVIAESVIQSSNVTEHQKVYAGENTSDRKKYERSVIHSLATFRPPKSCDGNELIECNEKAESSIYVSDLHDKQQKTPARQNPYEGDKNNSYKDSVIHSMSHTKPQKSLTGEESSEFKKDGESSVVNSNVREHQKARAKKKNIERRNYETSVIHSLSFGENQTFRPREKFYECPVCGESFVRNSDLTEHQKIHDRKKPSGSKNYERSVIRSLASTDPQTSYAEQPAQTSYAEQPAQMNPAEQPSETSYAEQQVRKKCKECGQSFATTEELRAHQKIYAREEFHGGNLFGGSVIQGVGLDGPQQGEPQQDKPDEQDELDEQDESEDTIYGCKDCGLGFADRADLKDHQKVHGREYLIDSCEYTHSVIHTHSVSEYQKDSIGDQLFECPACGESFVHSSFLFEHQKIHEQDQFFGHRRYDEPFMQPLIINPHRPRASQKNPPTGTSLQCCVCGRDFIHGSVLNEHMRIHTGEDLPEQGQRSEEAVSPGLALTEFQRSQTEEKHYECKTCGESFLNQSDLRDHMRIHEKDEPYDYGVTFLHTSFIAEPPKRDSPFYECKDCGKSFIHSTVLTKHQKLHLEEEEAAAAAQEVEANVLVPREVLRIQGSNVEAAEPEVEAAEPEVEAAEPNVEAAEPNGEAEGPDGEAAEPNGEAEQPNGEAEQPNVDADEPDGAGIEDPEERAEEPEGDADEPDGAGIEDPEEEGEDQEIQVEEPYYDCGECGETFASTSAYGEHLKTHARVIIFEPGNVYGESSHYTEHASTSTSDNDRADDKYFKCDVCGQLFNDRLSLARHQNTHTG, translated from the exons ATGTATGAACCAGAAG GTGACCGGGACCGGGACTGGGACCAGGACTGGAACCGTGGCCGAGATCGGGACTGGGACTGGGACCGGGACCGGGACTGGGACCGAGACCGAGACCGAGTCTGGGAGCGGGACACCCgggagcgggggcgggggctgAGGGCCAGAAGAAGAGACCTCGAGCCTCGAGACCGCTGGCCGTACACCAGGAATCCCAGAGGCA GACTTCCTCAACGGGATCTTTCCCTTCCTTTGATGGAGAAAACAACTTTCATTACCGAGAGAGAGCACAAACGCAGGGACTCTGTGATGGAGTATGAGTCCAGATCCCAG GATGCAGTGTCCTACCAGGACGTTGTGGACCTTACTGAGGACAGGAAGCCTCAGAACCCAATTCAAGATAACATGGAGAACTACAGGAAGCTGCTCTCACTGG GGGTTCAGCTTGCCGAAGACGATGGCCACTCCCACATGACACAAGGGCATTCGTCGAGGTCAAAGAGAAATGCCTACCCAAGCACCAGTCGAG GTCTGAAAACTATGCCTGAAACCAAAAAGTCAACTCATCGTCGCGGAATTTGTGAAGATGAATCTTCCCATGGGGTGATAATGGAAAAGTTCATCAAGGATGTTTCGCGCAACTCCAAATCAGGAAGGGCGAGGGAATCTAATGATCGGTCACAGAGATTCCCCAGAAGGCCAGACAATGGTTGGAAAGAAGTTTCATTCAACAAGAGGGAATCAGTGATTCAGGAGAGGGGCTATGAAGGGAATGCTTTTGGGGGAGGCTTTAATTTTAACTCACACCTTGTTTCCAGAAAGAGAGTTCTTGAAAGAAAAAGGCGCTATCATTTTGACACAGATGGGCAGGGCTCAATTCATGATCAGAAGGGCTATCCAAGGAAGAGACCCTTTGAATGTAATGATATGAGAAAAGCCATGAGCATGAGCAGTCTTAGCTCCCCCTCTTTCACTGAATCGCAGCCGCTTGATTTTGGGGCAATGCCCTATGTGTGTGATGAGTGTGGGAGGCCTTTCAGTGTGATTTCTGAATTTGTCGAACATCAGATCATGCACACTAGAGAGAATCTCTATGAGTATGGTGAATCCTTTATTCATAGCGTGGCTGTCAGTGAGGTTCAGAAAAGTCAGGCTGGAGGGAAACGCTTTGAATGTAAGGAGTGTGGGGAAACCTTCAATAAGAGTGCCGCTCTTGCTGAACATCGGAAAATTCATGCTAGAgagtatttctcagaatgtaagGATGAGGAGTATGAGGAGCCCTTCATGCCTAGCCCGACCTTTAGTGAGCTTcagaaaatatatggaaaagatAAATTCTATGAATGTAAGGTGTGTAAGGAAACCTTCCTTCATAGTTCTGCCCTGATTGACCACCAGAAAATCCATGGTAGAAACGACAAAGATAATGATCGTGGGGAGGCCTTTAAACTCAGCCCAACCCTTAGTGAGCTTCAGAAAATGTATGGTAAAGAGAAAATGTACGAATGTAAGGTGTGTGGGGAGACCTTCCGCCACAGCTCATCCCTGAAAGAACATCAGAAGATCCATACTAGAGGGAACCTATTTGAAAAGAAGGGTAAAGTGTGTGAGGAAACCTTTATTCCTGGTCAGTCCCTTAAAAGGCGTCAGAAAACTTACTCAAAAGAGAAGTTCTATGACTTTAAAGATGGTGGAGATGCCTTTAGGAAAAGCTCAGACCTCAATGTGCATCAGAAAATTCATTCTCGAAAGCACCTCTATGAAGGCAGGGGGTATGAGAAGTCTGTCTTTCATGGTCTGTCCTTCACTGAATCTCAGAAGAGTCATACTATAACAAGACCACCTGAAAATGAGGAAGACGAGAAGGCGTTCACCATTAGCTCTAACCCTGATGACAACCAGACATTTCCCATTAAAGACAACGTCTCTGAGGGGAAACCATATGAGAGATCTGTTATCCATAGCTTAGCCTCtgctgaagctcagaaaagtcaCAGTGCTGCAGGGCCCAATAAATTGAAAGTGATTGCAGAGTCTGTCATTCAGAGCTCAAATGTTACCGAACATCAGAAAGTCTATGCTGGAGAGAATACCTCTGACAGAAAGAAATATGAGAGATCTGTTATCCATAGCTTAGCCACTTTCAGACCTCCCAAAAGTTGCGACGGAAATGAACTCATTGAATGTAATGAGAAGGCAGAATCCTCCATTTATGTCTCAGACCTTCATGATAAGCAACAAAAAACTCCTGCCAGACAGAACCCTTATGAAGGGGATAAGAATAACAGCTACAAGGACTCTGTCATACACAGTATGTCCCATACCAAACCTCAGAAGAGTCTTACTGGAGAGGAATCCAGTGAATTTAAGAAGGATGGCGAATCATCTGTTGTCAACTCAAATGTCCGCGAACATCAGAAGGCTCgtgctaagaagaaaaacattgagCGTAGGAACTATGAGACCTCTGTAATTCACTCCCTAAGTTTTGGTGAAAATCAAACATTTCGCCCTAGAGAGAAATTCTATGAGTGTCCAGTGTGTGGAGAGTCCTTTGTTCGTAACTCTGACCTCACTGAGCATCAGAAGATTCATGATAGAAAGAAGCCATCTGGAAGTAAAAACTATGAACGATCTGTTATTCGTAGCTTAGCCTCTACTGACCCTCAGACGAGTTATGCTGAACAGCCAGCGCAGACAAGTTATGCTGAACAGCCAGCACAGATGAATCCTGCTGAACAGCCATCAGAGACAAGTTATGCTGAACAGCAAGTGCGCAAGAAATGTAAGGAGTGTGGGCAATCCTTTGCTACCACTGAAGAACTCCGTGCACATCAGAAAATCTATGCCCGAGAGGAGTTCCATGGTGGTAACCTGTTTGGAGGATCTGTCATTCAGGGTGTAGGCCTTGATGGGCCTCAGCAGGGAGAGCCTCAGCAGGACAAACCAGATGAGCAGGATGAGCTGGATGAGCAAGATGAGTCTGAAGACACAATCTATGGCTGTAAGGACTGTGGGCTGGGCTTCGCAGATCGCGCAGACCTTAAGGACCATCAGAAAGTTCATGGCAGAGAGTACCTCATCGACAGTTGTGAGTACACGCATTCTGTAATTCACACCCATTCTGTCAGCGAATATCAGAAAGATTCCATTGGAGACCAGCTCTttgaatgcccggcatgtggggAATCTTTTGTtcatagctcattcctttttgaGCATCAGAAAATCCATGAGCAAGATCAATTTTTTGGACATAGGAGGTATGATGAGCCTTTTATGCAACCCTTGATCATTAACCCACACAGGCCTCGCGCCTCACAGAAGAATCCTCCTACAGGGACATCCCTTCAATGCTGTGTGTGTGGACGAGACTTCATTCATGGCTCTGTCCTTAACGAACATatgagaattcatactggagaggaTTTACCAGAGCAGGGCCAGAGAAGTGAAGAGGCTGTCAGTCCAGGCTTAGCCCTCACTGAGTTTCAGAGAAGTCAAACCGAAGAGAAACACTATGAATGTAAAACATGTGGAGAATCCTTCCTCAATCAGTCAGACCTTAGGGATCACATGAGAATTCATGAGAAAGATGAGCCCTATGATTATGGGGTCACCTTTCTTCACACGTCATTTATTGCTGAGCCCCCCAAAAGAGATTCACCATTCTATGAGTGCAAGGATTGTGGGAAGTCCTTTATTCATAGCACAGTTCTCACTAAACATCAGAAGCTTcatcttgaagaagaagaagcagcagcagcagcccaggaaGTTGAAGCCAATGTCCTGGTTCCAAGAGAAGTTCTGAGGATCCAGGGGTCAAATGTAGAAGCAGCTGAGCCAGAGGTGGAGGCTGCTGAGCCTGAGGTAGAGGCCGCCGAGCCCAATGTGGAGGCTGCTGAGCCCAATGGAGAAGCTGAAGGGCCAGACGGGGAGGCTGCAGAGCCGAATGGGGAGGCCGAACAGCCCAATGGAGAGGCCGAACAGCCCAACGTGGATGCTGATGAACCGGATGGTGCAGGGATAGAAGACCCAGAAGAAAGAGCTGAAGAGCCAGAGGGAGACGCCGATGAGCCAGATGGGGCAGGGATCGAAGACCCAGAAGAAGAAGGTGAAGATCAAGAGATTCAGGTTGAAGAACCATACTATGACTGTGGGGAATGTGGAGAAACCTTCGCTTCCACTTCAGCCTACGGCGAGCACCTGAAAACCCATGCCAGAGTGATAATATTTGAGCCTGGAAATGTCTATGGGGAAAGCTCACACTACACTGAACATGCCAGCACCAGCACTAGTGACAACGACAGGGCTGATGACAAGTACTTCAAATGTGATGTCTGCGGGCAACTCTTCAATGATCGCCTGTCCCTTGCTAGGCACCAGAATACCCATACCGGCTGA
- the PEG3 gene encoding paternally-expressed gene 3 protein isoform X3, with protein MYEPEDDDNSDVHSEDSMTRKVAESPPPRSVYSYGSDRDRDWDQDWNRGRDRDWDWDRDRDWDRDRDRVWERDTRERGRGLRARRRDLEPRDRWPYTRNPRGRLPQRDLSLPLMEKTTFITEREHKRRDSVMEYESRSQDAVSYQDVVDLTEDRKPQNPIQDNMENYRKLLSLGVQLAEDDGHSHMTQGHSSRSKRNAYPSTSRGLKTMPETKKSTHRRGICEDESSHGVIMEKFIKDVSRNSKSGRARESNDRSQRFPRRPDNGWKEVSFNKRESVIQERGYEGNAFGGGFNFNSHLVSRKRVLERKRRYHFDTDGQGSIHDQKGYPRKRPFECNDMRKAMSMSSLSSPSFTESQPLDFGAMPYVCDECGRPFSVISEFVEHQIMHTRENLYEYGESFIHSVAVSEVQKSQAGGKRFECKECGETFNKSAALAEHRKIHAREYFSECKDEEYEEPFMPSPTFSELQKIYGKDKFYECKVCKETFLHSSALIDHQKIHGRNDKDNDRGEAFKLSPTLSELQKMYGKEKMYECKVCGETFRHSSSLKEHQKIHTRGNLFEKKGKVCEETFIPGQSLKRRQKTYSKEKFYDFKDGGDAFRKSSDLNVHQKIHSRKHLYEGRGYEKSVFHGLSFTESQKSHTITRPPENEEDEKAFTISSNPDDNQTFPIKDNVSEGKPYERSVIHSLASAEAQKSHSAAGPNKLKVIAESVIQSSNVTEHQKVYAGENTSDRKKYERSVIHSLATFRPPKSCDGNELIECNEKAESSIYVSDLHDKQQKTPARQNPYEGDKNNSYKDSVIHSMSHTKPQKSLTGEESSEFKKDGESSVVNSNVREHQKARAKKKNIERRNYETSVIHSLSFGENQTFRPREKFYECPVCGESFVRNSDLTEHQKIHDRKKPSGSKNYERSVIRSLASTDPQTSYAEQPAQTSYAEQPAQMNPAEQPSETSYAEQQVRKKCKECGQSFATTEELRAHQKIYAREEFHGGNLFGGSVIQGVGLDGPQQGEPQQDKPDEQDELDEQDESEDTIYGCKDCGLGFADRADLKDHQKVHGREYLIDSCEYTHSVIHTHSVSEYQKDSIGDQLFECPACGESFVHSSFLFEHQKIHEQDQFFGHRRYDEPFMQPLIINPHRPRASQKNPPTGTSLQCCVCGRDFIHGSVLNEHMRIHTGEDLPEQGQRSEEAVSPGLALTEFQRSQTEEKHYECKTCGESFLNQSDLRDHMRIHEKDEPYDYGVTFLHTSFIAEPPKRDSPFYECKDCGKSFIHSTVLTKHQKLHLEEEEAAAAAQEVEANVLVPREVLRIQGSNVEAAEPEVEAAEPEVEAAEPNVEAAEPNGEAEGPDGEAAEPNGEAEQPNGEAEQPNVDADEPDGAGIEDPEERAEEPEGDADEPDGAGIEDPEEEGEDQEIQVEEPYYDCGECGETFASTSAYGEHLKTHARVIIFEPGNVYGESSHYTEHASTSTSDNDRADDKYFKCDVCGQLFNDRLSLARHQNTHTG; from the exons ATGTATGAACCAGAAG ACGACGACAACAGTGACGTCCACAGTGAAGACAGCATGACCCGAAAGGTGGCAGAGTCCCCACCCCCACGCTCCGTCTACTCCTACGGCA GTGACCGGGACCGGGACTGGGACCAGGACTGGAACCGTGGCCGAGATCGGGACTGGGACTGGGACCGGGACCGGGACTGGGACCGAGACCGAGACCGAGTCTGGGAGCGGGACACCCgggagcgggggcgggggctgAGGGCCAGAAGAAGAGACCTCGAGCCTCGAGACCGCTGGCCGTACACCAGGAATCCCAGAGGCA GACTTCCTCAACGGGATCTTTCCCTTCCTTTGATGGAGAAAACAACTTTCATTACCGAGAGAGAGCACAAACGCAGGGACTCTGTGATGGAGTATGAGTCCAGATCCCAG GATGCAGTGTCCTACCAGGACGTTGTGGACCTTACTGAGGACAGGAAGCCTCAGAACCCAATTCAAGATAACATGGAGAACTACAGGAAGCTGCTCTCACTGG GGGTTCAGCTTGCCGAAGACGATGGCCACTCCCACATGACACAAGGGCATTCGTCGAGGTCAAAGAGAAATGCCTACCCAAGCACCAGTCGAG GTCTGAAAACTATGCCTGAAACCAAAAAGTCAACTCATCGTCGCGGAATTTGTGAAGATGAATCTTCCCATGGGGTGATAATGGAAAAGTTCATCAAGGATGTTTCGCGCAACTCCAAATCAGGAAGGGCGAGGGAATCTAATGATCGGTCACAGAGATTCCCCAGAAGGCCAGACAATGGTTGGAAAGAAGTTTCATTCAACAAGAGGGAATCAGTGATTCAGGAGAGGGGCTATGAAGGGAATGCTTTTGGGGGAGGCTTTAATTTTAACTCACACCTTGTTTCCAGAAAGAGAGTTCTTGAAAGAAAAAGGCGCTATCATTTTGACACAGATGGGCAGGGCTCAATTCATGATCAGAAGGGCTATCCAAGGAAGAGACCCTTTGAATGTAATGATATGAGAAAAGCCATGAGCATGAGCAGTCTTAGCTCCCCCTCTTTCACTGAATCGCAGCCGCTTGATTTTGGGGCAATGCCCTATGTGTGTGATGAGTGTGGGAGGCCTTTCAGTGTGATTTCTGAATTTGTCGAACATCAGATCATGCACACTAGAGAGAATCTCTATGAGTATGGTGAATCCTTTATTCATAGCGTGGCTGTCAGTGAGGTTCAGAAAAGTCAGGCTGGAGGGAAACGCTTTGAATGTAAGGAGTGTGGGGAAACCTTCAATAAGAGTGCCGCTCTTGCTGAACATCGGAAAATTCATGCTAGAgagtatttctcagaatgtaagGATGAGGAGTATGAGGAGCCCTTCATGCCTAGCCCGACCTTTAGTGAGCTTcagaaaatatatggaaaagatAAATTCTATGAATGTAAGGTGTGTAAGGAAACCTTCCTTCATAGTTCTGCCCTGATTGACCACCAGAAAATCCATGGTAGAAACGACAAAGATAATGATCGTGGGGAGGCCTTTAAACTCAGCCCAACCCTTAGTGAGCTTCAGAAAATGTATGGTAAAGAGAAAATGTACGAATGTAAGGTGTGTGGGGAGACCTTCCGCCACAGCTCATCCCTGAAAGAACATCAGAAGATCCATACTAGAGGGAACCTATTTGAAAAGAAGGGTAAAGTGTGTGAGGAAACCTTTATTCCTGGTCAGTCCCTTAAAAGGCGTCAGAAAACTTACTCAAAAGAGAAGTTCTATGACTTTAAAGATGGTGGAGATGCCTTTAGGAAAAGCTCAGACCTCAATGTGCATCAGAAAATTCATTCTCGAAAGCACCTCTATGAAGGCAGGGGGTATGAGAAGTCTGTCTTTCATGGTCTGTCCTTCACTGAATCTCAGAAGAGTCATACTATAACAAGACCACCTGAAAATGAGGAAGACGAGAAGGCGTTCACCATTAGCTCTAACCCTGATGACAACCAGACATTTCCCATTAAAGACAACGTCTCTGAGGGGAAACCATATGAGAGATCTGTTATCCATAGCTTAGCCTCtgctgaagctcagaaaagtcaCAGTGCTGCAGGGCCCAATAAATTGAAAGTGATTGCAGAGTCTGTCATTCAGAGCTCAAATGTTACCGAACATCAGAAAGTCTATGCTGGAGAGAATACCTCTGACAGAAAGAAATATGAGAGATCTGTTATCCATAGCTTAGCCACTTTCAGACCTCCCAAAAGTTGCGACGGAAATGAACTCATTGAATGTAATGAGAAGGCAGAATCCTCCATTTATGTCTCAGACCTTCATGATAAGCAACAAAAAACTCCTGCCAGACAGAACCCTTATGAAGGGGATAAGAATAACAGCTACAAGGACTCTGTCATACACAGTATGTCCCATACCAAACCTCAGAAGAGTCTTACTGGAGAGGAATCCAGTGAATTTAAGAAGGATGGCGAATCATCTGTTGTCAACTCAAATGTCCGCGAACATCAGAAGGCTCgtgctaagaagaaaaacattgagCGTAGGAACTATGAGACCTCTGTAATTCACTCCCTAAGTTTTGGTGAAAATCAAACATTTCGCCCTAGAGAGAAATTCTATGAGTGTCCAGTGTGTGGAGAGTCCTTTGTTCGTAACTCTGACCTCACTGAGCATCAGAAGATTCATGATAGAAAGAAGCCATCTGGAAGTAAAAACTATGAACGATCTGTTATTCGTAGCTTAGCCTCTACTGACCCTCAGACGAGTTATGCTGAACAGCCAGCGCAGACAAGTTATGCTGAACAGCCAGCACAGATGAATCCTGCTGAACAGCCATCAGAGACAAGTTATGCTGAACAGCAAGTGCGCAAGAAATGTAAGGAGTGTGGGCAATCCTTTGCTACCACTGAAGAACTCCGTGCACATCAGAAAATCTATGCCCGAGAGGAGTTCCATGGTGGTAACCTGTTTGGAGGATCTGTCATTCAGGGTGTAGGCCTTGATGGGCCTCAGCAGGGAGAGCCTCAGCAGGACAAACCAGATGAGCAGGATGAGCTGGATGAGCAAGATGAGTCTGAAGACACAATCTATGGCTGTAAGGACTGTGGGCTGGGCTTCGCAGATCGCGCAGACCTTAAGGACCATCAGAAAGTTCATGGCAGAGAGTACCTCATCGACAGTTGTGAGTACACGCATTCTGTAATTCACACCCATTCTGTCAGCGAATATCAGAAAGATTCCATTGGAGACCAGCTCTttgaatgcccggcatgtggggAATCTTTTGTtcatagctcattcctttttgaGCATCAGAAAATCCATGAGCAAGATCAATTTTTTGGACATAGGAGGTATGATGAGCCTTTTATGCAACCCTTGATCATTAACCCACACAGGCCTCGCGCCTCACAGAAGAATCCTCCTACAGGGACATCCCTTCAATGCTGTGTGTGTGGACGAGACTTCATTCATGGCTCTGTCCTTAACGAACATatgagaattcatactggagaggaTTTACCAGAGCAGGGCCAGAGAAGTGAAGAGGCTGTCAGTCCAGGCTTAGCCCTCACTGAGTTTCAGAGAAGTCAAACCGAAGAGAAACACTATGAATGTAAAACATGTGGAGAATCCTTCCTCAATCAGTCAGACCTTAGGGATCACATGAGAATTCATGAGAAAGATGAGCCCTATGATTATGGGGTCACCTTTCTTCACACGTCATTTATTGCTGAGCCCCCCAAAAGAGATTCACCATTCTATGAGTGCAAGGATTGTGGGAAGTCCTTTATTCATAGCACAGTTCTCACTAAACATCAGAAGCTTcatcttgaagaagaagaagcagcagcagcagcccaggaaGTTGAAGCCAATGTCCTGGTTCCAAGAGAAGTTCTGAGGATCCAGGGGTCAAATGTAGAAGCAGCTGAGCCAGAGGTGGAGGCTGCTGAGCCTGAGGTAGAGGCCGCCGAGCCCAATGTGGAGGCTGCTGAGCCCAATGGAGAAGCTGAAGGGCCAGACGGGGAGGCTGCAGAGCCGAATGGGGAGGCCGAACAGCCCAATGGAGAGGCCGAACAGCCCAACGTGGATGCTGATGAACCGGATGGTGCAGGGATAGAAGACCCAGAAGAAAGAGCTGAAGAGCCAGAGGGAGACGCCGATGAGCCAGATGGGGCAGGGATCGAAGACCCAGAAGAAGAAGGTGAAGATCAAGAGATTCAGGTTGAAGAACCATACTATGACTGTGGGGAATGTGGAGAAACCTTCGCTTCCACTTCAGCCTACGGCGAGCACCTGAAAACCCATGCCAGAGTGATAATATTTGAGCCTGGAAATGTCTATGGGGAAAGCTCACACTACACTGAACATGCCAGCACCAGCACTAGTGACAACGACAGGGCTGATGACAAGTACTTCAAATGTGATGTCTGCGGGCAACTCTTCAATGATCGCCTGTCCCTTGCTAGGCACCAGAATACCCATACCGGCTGA